The Rhodospirillales bacterium RIFCSPLOWO2_02_FULL_58_16 genome has a segment encoding these proteins:
- a CDS encoding UDP-N-acetylglucosamine 4,6-dehydratase (inverting) produces MKLTADDPNDPASIVNGAAILITGGTGSFGRAFVDRVVRDYKPSRLVIFSRDEMKQYEMALDFNDADYPFIRYFIGDVRDVERLTMAMRGIDYVIHCAALKHVTAAEYNPFECINTNVIGAENVVRAALNCKVKKVLALSTDKAVNPINLYGASKLAADKIFIAANALSAGIGSRFSVVRYGNVSNSRGSVAPMFRRLINGGAQSLPITDPRMTRFWITLEHGVDFVLSSLAMMCRGEIFVPKIPSIHITDLARCMAPDLPHKIIGIRSGEKLHESLITEDDARNTLELDDRYVILPFKRTDISERFERVGGVPVDESFQYVSNANSRWLGPEEIRATLKEGRH; encoded by the coding sequence ATGAAATTAACCGCTGACGACCCAAACGATCCGGCGTCCATAGTAAACGGCGCCGCCATTTTGATAACGGGAGGCACCGGTTCGTTCGGACGCGCTTTCGTTGACAGGGTCGTGCGCGACTACAAACCTTCCCGTCTTGTTATCTTCTCTCGTGACGAGATGAAGCAGTACGAGATGGCCCTTGATTTCAACGATGCCGATTATCCGTTCATCCGCTATTTCATCGGCGACGTGCGGGACGTGGAACGCCTGACCATGGCGATGCGGGGGATTGATTACGTTATCCACTGCGCCGCGCTGAAGCATGTCACTGCGGCCGAATACAATCCCTTCGAGTGCATCAACACCAATGTGATCGGCGCCGAAAACGTCGTCAGGGCGGCGCTGAACTGCAAGGTCAAGAAGGTGCTTGCCCTGTCTACCGACAAGGCGGTGAATCCGATTAACCTTTACGGCGCCAGCAAACTGGCCGCCGACAAGATATTCATCGCCGCCAACGCCTTGAGCGCCGGTATCGGCTCCCGGTTCTCCGTGGTGCGTTACGGCAACGTGTCAAATTCGCGCGGCAGCGTAGCGCCTATGTTTCGCCGTCTGATCAACGGCGGCGCGCAAAGTCTTCCGATTACCGATCCGCGCATGACGCGATTCTGGATCACCCTTGAGCACGGCGTCGATTTTGTTTTGTCGAGTCTGGCGATGATGTGCCGGGGAGAAATTTTCGTGCCGAAAATTCCCAGTATTCACATTACCGATCTTGCGCGCTGCATGGCGCCGGATTTGCCTCATAAAATTATAGGCATCCGCTCCGGCGAAAAACTGCATGAATCGCTGATTACGGAGGACGATGCGCGCAACACCCTGGAGCTTGACGACCGCTATGTAATCTTGCCGTTCAAGCGCACCGATATATCCGAGCGATTTGAGAGAGTGGGGGGCGTCCCGGTCGATGAGTCTTTTCAATATGTCAGCAATGCCAACAGCCGGTGGCTGGGGCCTGAGGAAATCAGGGCGACGTTGAAAGAAGGCCGGCACTGA
- a CDS encoding GNAT family N-acetyltransferase encodes MLKGNVISLRAVEREDLALLLAWRNKPEFRRLFREFREISMVQQIMWFENTVLDDPATRMFSVIETTGGRLLGATGLCYIHPIDRSADLSIYIGADDLYIDDIFAPDAVRTLLRYGFDELNLHRVWAEIYSIDNAKQAFFADLGFTLEGRHRRTHWTEGGWVDSLFYGLLVDEWRGNRCG; translated from the coding sequence ATGCTTAAAGGCAATGTCATCAGTTTGAGGGCGGTCGAGCGCGAAGATTTGGCTTTGCTTCTTGCATGGCGTAACAAGCCGGAATTTCGCCGTTTATTCCGCGAATTTCGCGAGATTTCCATGGTTCAGCAGATTATGTGGTTCGAAAATACGGTGCTTGATGATCCGGCGACCCGTATGTTCTCGGTAATTGAAACGACCGGCGGACGCCTGCTCGGCGCTACCGGACTTTGCTACATCCACCCTATCGACCGCAGCGCCGATCTTTCCATCTATATCGGCGCCGATGATCTTTATATCGACGACATTTTTGCCCCCGACGCCGTCCGAACGCTTTTACGCTATGGTTTTGACGAATTGAATCTTCACCGGGTATGGGCCGAGATTTATTCTATCGATAATGCCAAGCAGGCTTTTTTTGCCGACCTCGGGTTCACCCTGGAAGGTCGGCACCGCCGGACTCATTGGACGGAGGGCGGATGGGTGGATTCCCTGTTTTACGGGCTGTTGGTTGATGAATGGCGCGGCAACCGATGCGGGTAG
- a CDS encoding DegT/DnrJ/EryC1/StrS aminotransferase: MSKLALLGGDPVRVKPFPAYNVIGADEIDAVRAVMETGVLSRFLGTWHADFYGGPQVQAFEKEWAATCGVEHAVAVNSATSGLYAAVGAAGVGPGDEVIVPPLSMTASATAAVIYGGVPVFCDIDPGTFNPSPDSIRDKVTSRTRAIMVVHLLGHPADMDPIMAVAAERGLTVIEDCAQALSAAYKGRPVGAIGHIGVFSLNYHKHIHTGEGGVCTSNDARLADRIRLIRNHAEAVVAGKGETDLVNMVGFNYRLGEIEAAIGRSLLPKGVGLVDKRRHNVAYLEQRLGDLPGLAPARAVAGCRHSYYAHAFHCDETVHGVSRDLMVRALRAELPPTEMRDEAGGALIGGYKPPLYLFPMYQKQIGFGGTGFPFKGPHYSGKADYAEGLCPAAEHAARTMITHELMRPPMTKKDLNDVVAAFHKVFDNLPSLRDYAD, encoded by the coding sequence ATGAGCAAATTGGCGTTATTGGGAGGCGATCCCGTTCGCGTCAAGCCCTTCCCGGCTTACAACGTAATCGGCGCCGACGAGATCGATGCTGTTCGCGCCGTTATGGAAACCGGCGTCCTGTCCAGGTTTCTCGGAACGTGGCACGCTGATTTTTACGGCGGTCCCCAGGTGCAGGCTTTCGAGAAGGAATGGGCGGCGACCTGTGGCGTCGAACACGCGGTGGCGGTCAATTCGGCCACCAGCGGCTTGTATGCCGCCGTCGGCGCCGCCGGCGTCGGGCCGGGCGACGAGGTGATCGTGCCTCCTCTCAGCATGACGGCAAGCGCGACGGCGGCGGTGATCTATGGCGGCGTGCCTGTGTTCTGCGATATTGACCCCGGAACCTTTAACCCAAGCCCGGACAGCATCCGCGACAAAGTGACCTCCAGAACCAGGGCGATCATGGTGGTTCATCTTCTGGGCCATCCGGCGGACATGGACCCGATCATGGCTGTCGCCGCCGAGCGCGGCTTGACGGTCATTGAAGATTGCGCCCAGGCGCTGTCGGCCGCCTATAAGGGACGCCCGGTCGGCGCTATCGGTCATATCGGGGTATTCAGTCTCAATTACCACAAACACATCCACACCGGCGAAGGCGGGGTTTGCACCTCCAACGATGCGCGGCTGGCCGACCGCATACGCCTGATCCGCAACCACGCCGAGGCGGTGGTCGCCGGCAAGGGCGAGACCGATCTGGTCAACATGGTGGGCTTCAATTACCGCCTTGGCGAGATCGAGGCGGCCATCGGGCGCAGCCTGTTGCCCAAGGGCGTCGGGTTGGTGGATAAGCGTCGTCACAACGTCGCCTATCTGGAACAGCGTCTCGGCGACCTTCCCGGCCTTGCCCCGGCCCGCGCCGTGGCCGGTTGCCGGCACAGTTATTACGCTCATGCCTTTCATTGCGATGAGACCGTACACGGCGTCTCCCGCGATCTGATGGTCCGCGCCCTGCGGGCGGAACTGCCGCCGACGGAGATGCGCGACGAGGCGGGAGGCGCTCTCATTGGCGGTTATAAGCCGCCGCTTTATCTTTTTCCCATGTACCAAAAACAGATCGGCTTCGGCGGCACGGGCTTCCCCTTCAAAGGCCCCCATTATTCAGGCAAGGCCGATTATGCGGAGGGCCTCTGTCCCGCCGCCGAACACGCCGCCCGCACCATGATCACTCATGAATTGATGCGCCCGCCGATGACAAAGAAAGACCTGAACGATGTCGTCGCCGCCTTCCATAAAGTCTTTGACAACCTTCCGTCGCTGCGCGACTACGCCGACTGA
- a CDS encoding dolichol-phosphate mannosyltransferase, with protein sequence MTDLSIVLPAYNERENIVALVERLLQVMDGVVKGLEIIVIDDNSPDGTAEAVRRVFSGDHRVQVVVRTENRGLANSIRVGIEKSAGEVVVVMDTDFNHPPECVPILYDFTRHADLVIGSRFTFGGGTSSSRLRYYLSYCYNLFMRLVLGTRIDDNLGGLFSIKREALEKLDFDKIFWGYGDYFFRLLLLSQRLGLRHVQIPVMYGNRLGGEPKTRFLNIFAKYTMEVFRIIYLRATGRW encoded by the coding sequence ATGACTGATCTCAGCATTGTCCTGCCCGCTTATAACGAGCGCGAAAACATTGTTGCGTTGGTGGAGCGACTGCTTCAAGTCATGGATGGGGTTGTAAAGGGGCTGGAAATTATCGTCATTGACGATAACAGCCCGGACGGCACGGCCGAGGCTGTGCGTCGAGTCTTCTCCGGAGACCACCGCGTTCAGGTCGTCGTCCGCACCGAGAATAGAGGGCTGGCCAATTCCATTCGCGTCGGCATTGAAAAATCCGCCGGCGAAGTTGTCGTGGTTATGGATACGGATTTCAACCACCCGCCTGAATGTGTGCCGATTCTTTATGACTTTACCCGCCACGCCGACTTGGTGATCGGGTCAAGATTTACCTTCGGCGGCGGGACCAGTTCAAGCCGGTTACGTTACTATCTCAGCTACTGTTATAACCTTTTTATGCGTCTGGTTCTCGGCACCCGCATCGACGATAACTTGGGCGGCCTGTTTTCAATAAAGCGCGAGGCCTTGGAGAAACTGGACTTTGACAAGATTTTTTGGGGCTATGGCGATTATTTTTTTCGTCTGCTGCTTCTCTCCCAACGTCTCGGCTTGCGCCATGTTCAGATTCCCGTGATGTATGGAAACCGTTTAGGAGGGGAGCCTAAAACAAGGTTTCTTAACATTTTTGCCAAGTATACAATGGAGGTTTTCAGGATCATCTATCTCAGGGCGACGGGACGATGGTAG